From a single Solanum dulcamara chromosome 4, daSolDulc1.2, whole genome shotgun sequence genomic region:
- the LOC129886732 gene encoding uncharacterized protein LOC129886732 isoform X2, whose protein sequence is MDGHNNTTQESSKPFVANDNSLRNNRVIPQLLTSVPALNDAASYLSETTSLFTRCFMDFSEPASRGLGGQEMVTFGSAESRGSPAFSTASSSGSDLAVYKPSQSSVDAPLPHEGLSRTLSRKSSQSSNAATDSEDLSEGSSAQVLSRITSPNGISIFQGLIERVRRTVRGSADDIGWLQCASHMPPVENQTDRFMEIIDDIRHGLHGLPNSMVYLLVPGLFSNHGPLYFVNTKTSFSKMGLTCHIAKIHSEASVEKNAREIKDYIEEIYWGSRKRVLLLGHSKGGVDAAAALSMYWTDLKDKVGGLVLAQSPYGGSPIASDILREGQLGDYVNIRKLMETLICKVIKGDLQALEDLTYERRKEFLSKYHLPRELPVVSFRTEASISPAVLATLSRVAHAELPTFSAAQPAATFPVVMPLGAVMAACAQLLQIRYGEKSDGLVTCCDAEVPGSVVVRPKRKLDHAWMVYSELNDNPTEADASQVCEALLTLLVEVGQKRRHELSNKDE, encoded by the exons GCGAATGACAATTCTTTACGAAACAATAGGGTTATCCCTCAGCTACTTACGTCTGTGCCGGCTCTCAATGATGCTGCTTCCTATCTTTCCGAGACGACATCTTTATTTACTCGCTGTTTCATGGATTTTTCTG AACCTGCCTCCAGAGGCTTAGGAGGCCAGGAGATGGTTACATTTGGTTCTGCCGAAAGTAGAGGATCCCCGGCTTTCAGTACTGCTTCGTCAAGTGGAAGTGATTTAGCTGTTTATAAACCATCCCAATCATCTGTTGATGCTCCACTTCCCCATGAAGGATTAAGCAGGACCTTATCTAGAAAATCTTCCCAAAGTAGTAATGCAGCCACAGACTCGGAGGACCTATCTGAGGGTTCCAGTGCACAGGTTTTATCAAGGATTACCAGCCCAAATGGCATTTCCATTTTCCAAGG CCTTATAGAGAGGGTGAGAAGGACAGTTCGTGGGTCAGCTGATGATATTGGATGGCTTCAATGTGCTTCACATATGCCTCCGGTTGAAAATCAAACTGATAGATTTATGGAAATCATTGATGATATTAG GCATGGATTACATGGATTACCAAATTCAATGGTTTACTTGTTAGTTCCAG GTCTCTTTAGCAATCATGGACCACTTTACTTCGTCAATACAAAAACAAGCTTTTCAAAAATGGGGCTCACTTGTCATATAGCCAAAATTCATAGTGAG GCCTCTGTGGAGAAGAATGCGAGAGAAATTAAAGATTACATTGAAGAAATTTATTGGGGTTCCAGGAAACGTGTCTTGCTTCTTGGACACAGTAAAGGGGGAGTAGATGCAGCAGCTGCTCTGTCAATGTATTGGACTGATCTGAAAGATAAAGTTGGAGGGCTGGTTTTAGCACAGAGTCCATATGGTGGAAGTCCAATTGCTTCAGACATTTTACGAGAAGGACAGCTTGGTGATTATGTAAACATTCGCAAGCTTATGGAGACCCTCATCTGCAAAGTAATCAAG GGGGACTTGCAAGCTTTGGaagatttgacttatgagagGAGGAAGGAATTCTTGAGCAAATACCATTTGCCAAGGGAGCTTCCTGTTGTTTCCTTCCGAACGGAAGCCAGCATATCTCCAGCAGTTTTAGCCACATTATCTCGTGTGGCGCATGCAGAATTGCCGACATTTTCCGCTGCCCAACCTGCAGCTACTTTCCCAGTGGTGATGCCTCTTGGTGCTGTGATGGCTGCATGTGCCCAGCTTCTTCAGATCAGGTATGGTGAGAAGAGTGATGGGCTTGTTACTTGTTGTGATGCAGAAGTCCCTGGCTCGGTGGTGGTTAGGCCAAAACGGAAACTGGATCATGCTTGGATGGTATATTCTGAATTAAATGATAATCCGACGGAGGCTGATGCATCTCAAGTTTGTGAAGCTCTGCTGACATTACTAGTTGAGGTAGGACAGAAGAGAAGACATGAACTATCAAACAAAGATGAATGA
- the LOC129886732 gene encoding uncharacterized protein LOC129886732 isoform X1 — protein sequence MDGHNNTTQESSKPFVANDNSLRNNRVIPQLLTSVPALNDAASYLSETTSLFTRCFMDFSAEPASRGLGGQEMVTFGSAESRGSPAFSTASSSGSDLAVYKPSQSSVDAPLPHEGLSRTLSRKSSQSSNAATDSEDLSEGSSAQVLSRITSPNGISIFQGLIERVRRTVRGSADDIGWLQCASHMPPVENQTDRFMEIIDDIRHGLHGLPNSMVYLLVPGLFSNHGPLYFVNTKTSFSKMGLTCHIAKIHSEASVEKNAREIKDYIEEIYWGSRKRVLLLGHSKGGVDAAAALSMYWTDLKDKVGGLVLAQSPYGGSPIASDILREGQLGDYVNIRKLMETLICKVIKGDLQALEDLTYERRKEFLSKYHLPRELPVVSFRTEASISPAVLATLSRVAHAELPTFSAAQPAATFPVVMPLGAVMAACAQLLQIRYGEKSDGLVTCCDAEVPGSVVVRPKRKLDHAWMVYSELNDNPTEADASQVCEALLTLLVEVGQKRRHELSNKDE from the exons GCGAATGACAATTCTTTACGAAACAATAGGGTTATCCCTCAGCTACTTACGTCTGTGCCGGCTCTCAATGATGCTGCTTCCTATCTTTCCGAGACGACATCTTTATTTACTCGCTGTTTCATGGATTTTTCTG CAGAACCTGCCTCCAGAGGCTTAGGAGGCCAGGAGATGGTTACATTTGGTTCTGCCGAAAGTAGAGGATCCCCGGCTTTCAGTACTGCTTCGTCAAGTGGAAGTGATTTAGCTGTTTATAAACCATCCCAATCATCTGTTGATGCTCCACTTCCCCATGAAGGATTAAGCAGGACCTTATCTAGAAAATCTTCCCAAAGTAGTAATGCAGCCACAGACTCGGAGGACCTATCTGAGGGTTCCAGTGCACAGGTTTTATCAAGGATTACCAGCCCAAATGGCATTTCCATTTTCCAAGG CCTTATAGAGAGGGTGAGAAGGACAGTTCGTGGGTCAGCTGATGATATTGGATGGCTTCAATGTGCTTCACATATGCCTCCGGTTGAAAATCAAACTGATAGATTTATGGAAATCATTGATGATATTAG GCATGGATTACATGGATTACCAAATTCAATGGTTTACTTGTTAGTTCCAG GTCTCTTTAGCAATCATGGACCACTTTACTTCGTCAATACAAAAACAAGCTTTTCAAAAATGGGGCTCACTTGTCATATAGCCAAAATTCATAGTGAG GCCTCTGTGGAGAAGAATGCGAGAGAAATTAAAGATTACATTGAAGAAATTTATTGGGGTTCCAGGAAACGTGTCTTGCTTCTTGGACACAGTAAAGGGGGAGTAGATGCAGCAGCTGCTCTGTCAATGTATTGGACTGATCTGAAAGATAAAGTTGGAGGGCTGGTTTTAGCACAGAGTCCATATGGTGGAAGTCCAATTGCTTCAGACATTTTACGAGAAGGACAGCTTGGTGATTATGTAAACATTCGCAAGCTTATGGAGACCCTCATCTGCAAAGTAATCAAG GGGGACTTGCAAGCTTTGGaagatttgacttatgagagGAGGAAGGAATTCTTGAGCAAATACCATTTGCCAAGGGAGCTTCCTGTTGTTTCCTTCCGAACGGAAGCCAGCATATCTCCAGCAGTTTTAGCCACATTATCTCGTGTGGCGCATGCAGAATTGCCGACATTTTCCGCTGCCCAACCTGCAGCTACTTTCCCAGTGGTGATGCCTCTTGGTGCTGTGATGGCTGCATGTGCCCAGCTTCTTCAGATCAGGTATGGTGAGAAGAGTGATGGGCTTGTTACTTGTTGTGATGCAGAAGTCCCTGGCTCGGTGGTGGTTAGGCCAAAACGGAAACTGGATCATGCTTGGATGGTATATTCTGAATTAAATGATAATCCGACGGAGGCTGATGCATCTCAAGTTTGTGAAGCTCTGCTGACATTACTAGTTGAGGTAGGACAGAAGAGAAGACATGAACTATCAAACAAAGATGAATGA
- the LOC129886732 gene encoding uncharacterized protein LOC129886732 isoform X3: protein MGITIQPRSRASPLWVIPQLLTSVPALNDAASYLSETTSLFTRCFMDFSAEPASRGLGGQEMVTFGSAESRGSPAFSTASSSGSDLAVYKPSQSSVDAPLPHEGLSRTLSRKSSQSSNAATDSEDLSEGSSAQVLSRITSPNGISIFQGLIERVRRTVRGSADDIGWLQCASHMPPVENQTDRFMEIIDDIRHGLHGLPNSMVYLLVPGLFSNHGPLYFVNTKTSFSKMGLTCHIAKIHSEASVEKNAREIKDYIEEIYWGSRKRVLLLGHSKGGVDAAAALSMYWTDLKDKVGGLVLAQSPYGGSPIASDILREGQLGDYVNIRKLMETLICKVIKGDLQALEDLTYERRKEFLSKYHLPRELPVVSFRTEASISPAVLATLSRVAHAELPTFSAAQPAATFPVVMPLGAVMAACAQLLQIRYGEKSDGLVTCCDAEVPGSVVVRPKRKLDHAWMVYSELNDNPTEADASQVCEALLTLLVEVGQKRRHELSNKDE, encoded by the exons GGTTATCCCTCAGCTACTTACGTCTGTGCCGGCTCTCAATGATGCTGCTTCCTATCTTTCCGAGACGACATCTTTATTTACTCGCTGTTTCATGGATTTTTCTG CAGAACCTGCCTCCAGAGGCTTAGGAGGCCAGGAGATGGTTACATTTGGTTCTGCCGAAAGTAGAGGATCCCCGGCTTTCAGTACTGCTTCGTCAAGTGGAAGTGATTTAGCTGTTTATAAACCATCCCAATCATCTGTTGATGCTCCACTTCCCCATGAAGGATTAAGCAGGACCTTATCTAGAAAATCTTCCCAAAGTAGTAATGCAGCCACAGACTCGGAGGACCTATCTGAGGGTTCCAGTGCACAGGTTTTATCAAGGATTACCAGCCCAAATGGCATTTCCATTTTCCAAGG CCTTATAGAGAGGGTGAGAAGGACAGTTCGTGGGTCAGCTGATGATATTGGATGGCTTCAATGTGCTTCACATATGCCTCCGGTTGAAAATCAAACTGATAGATTTATGGAAATCATTGATGATATTAG GCATGGATTACATGGATTACCAAATTCAATGGTTTACTTGTTAGTTCCAG GTCTCTTTAGCAATCATGGACCACTTTACTTCGTCAATACAAAAACAAGCTTTTCAAAAATGGGGCTCACTTGTCATATAGCCAAAATTCATAGTGAG GCCTCTGTGGAGAAGAATGCGAGAGAAATTAAAGATTACATTGAAGAAATTTATTGGGGTTCCAGGAAACGTGTCTTGCTTCTTGGACACAGTAAAGGGGGAGTAGATGCAGCAGCTGCTCTGTCAATGTATTGGACTGATCTGAAAGATAAAGTTGGAGGGCTGGTTTTAGCACAGAGTCCATATGGTGGAAGTCCAATTGCTTCAGACATTTTACGAGAAGGACAGCTTGGTGATTATGTAAACATTCGCAAGCTTATGGAGACCCTCATCTGCAAAGTAATCAAG GGGGACTTGCAAGCTTTGGaagatttgacttatgagagGAGGAAGGAATTCTTGAGCAAATACCATTTGCCAAGGGAGCTTCCTGTTGTTTCCTTCCGAACGGAAGCCAGCATATCTCCAGCAGTTTTAGCCACATTATCTCGTGTGGCGCATGCAGAATTGCCGACATTTTCCGCTGCCCAACCTGCAGCTACTTTCCCAGTGGTGATGCCTCTTGGTGCTGTGATGGCTGCATGTGCCCAGCTTCTTCAGATCAGGTATGGTGAGAAGAGTGATGGGCTTGTTACTTGTTGTGATGCAGAAGTCCCTGGCTCGGTGGTGGTTAGGCCAAAACGGAAACTGGATCATGCTTGGATGGTATATTCTGAATTAAATGATAATCCGACGGAGGCTGATGCATCTCAAGTTTGTGAAGCTCTGCTGACATTACTAGTTGAGGTAGGACAGAAGAGAAGACATGAACTATCAAACAAAGATGAATGA